Below is a genomic region from Echinicola rosea.
CCGGAGCATATAGTCCGATTCAGCAAAAAGACTTTCGATTTTATCCAGATAAGTTTTTGTGTACTTTATTGCCATCAGGAATTTACAATATGGGATTATTTTGGGCCAAGGTGTTTTTTGACGGTGGATAGCAATAGGTCATAGTCCAGTGGCTTCTGGAGGTAATCATTGAGCCCCGCCTGTTTAAAGTCCTCCATGGTGTAGTTTTTGTAATTGCCCGTAATGGCTATGACTGGAATGGCAGCTTTTTTAGGATCGCTAAGTGCCCGGATGGCCTTGGTACATTCGATACCGTCCATTTTGGGCATGTTGATATCCATAAGGATTAGGTCATAATCTTCCTCTGCTAGTTTATCCAGAACTTGTTTGCCGTTTTTGACAGCGGTAATTTCATAATTTTCAAACAACAGAACGTTTTTAGTCAGGTTGATAATCACCGAACTGTCTTCAGCTACTAAAACTTTTTTGCTCTCGCTCATTTTTAAGATAGGTTGTTTAATTCTTCCAAATGCGATTTGAATACCTTGAGTTGATATTCTAATGTTAAATAATCTTCAATAATACCATTATATTTTGAGTCTTTTAATTTTTGTTCCAAAATACTGGCATGCTTAAACAATATCGTCGCCCCCAAAGTACCAGAGTTTCCTTTTAATATATGAAGTTTTTCATCAATTTCTGAATAATTTCCCTGATCAATTAACAACTTGATTTCATCCAAGAGTGTCTGGGCTTCTTCAAAAAAGTCTTCATAGACCGTTTTGATGTCTTCATTGGAGTTGTATTTTTTCAGCTGGTTGTACACCTTTTTATCCAGTATGTCTTGATCATCACCTGATGGTTGATTGGATGATTCCAAGGTGTTTTTATGAAGGTGGTTGCTGATACTTTCCAGTAGGTCCTTGGGCTTTACGGGTTTGTCGATAAAATCGTCAAAACCTGCAGATAAAAAATAGTCACGGTCTGTCTGGTCAGAATACGCCGATATGGCGATGACGGGCGCAGCAGTGAGTCCTTCTGCTTTGATGATCTTAAGTGCGGTGATGCCATCCATCACGGGCATTTGGATATCCATTAAGATCAGGTCAAACCTTTCACATTTTATTTTATCAATAGCATCCTGACCGTTTTCAGCTGATGAAAATGGGAAATTGTGACAGATGATGTTTTCAAAAACTTTTCTGTTCAGGTTGTTATCGTCAACTATTAATATCCTTTTGTTTTCCATGACCTAATCCTCTAATTTTGGGCCATTGGTTCTCCCTAAATTTATGTGGTGTCTTTGATAAAAAATAATAAATATCTTCTTGTGGTAGCCGGGCCTACAGCTGTAGGCAAAACCGAATTGTGCATAAAGCTAGCTAAAAAATTTCAAACTGCTATCATATCTTCTGATAGTCGGCAATTTTATAAAGAAACCGATATTGGTACAGCCAAACCTTCCCATGCTGAAATGCAAGGTGTTCCTCATTATTTTGTAAACAACTTGTCTATTCATGATGATTATGATGTACGGCAATTTGAAAAAGACGCCCTGTTGGTTTTGGATGATTTGTTTCAGACTAATGATGTGGTCATCATGACGGGAGGATCCGGGCTCTATATTGATGCCATCTGCAATGGTTTTGATGCGATTCCCGAGGTCGATCCAGAAATTAGGCGATCACTGAATCAGCTATACCAAGATGAAGGCATCACTGCTTTGCAGGAAAAATTAGCAGAATTGGATCCCGATTATTATAAGCAGGTCGATAGCCATAATCCGCAACGCTTGATCAGGGGCTGTGAGGTGACAATTGGGACAGGAAAGCCGTTTAGTAGTTATCGAAAAAGGAATAAAATCAATCGGCCATTTCAAGTGATCAAAGTGGGGCTGAAACGAGAGCGGCAGGAGCTCTACGACCGAATCAACCTGCGTATGGATCAGATGATAGCCGCGGGATTGTTTGACGAAGCCGAAAGATTGTTCCCGTTTCGCCAATTAAACGCTTTGCAAACAGTGGGATATTCTGAAATATTTGGTTATTTGGAGGGGAGATATGATAAAGATGAAGCGGTAAGATTGCTGAAACGAAACTCCAGGAGGTATGCCAAAAGGCAGATGACTTGGTTTAGGAAAGATGAGGAGATGCAATGGTTCGCTCCAGATGAGTATGAAAAAGTGGTGATGTTTGTTCAGGATCAAATGGGCCGGTGACCAGTGAGCTTTGCAATTAGGCTGTAGGGCTTCGTCTGGATCAGTTGATTGTATTGGTGTTTGAGAAGTTTGATATGGCCAATTTGCCGTTTAGCGGAATTTGTGTCAGGATGATCGGTGTCAAGAAGGCCTTGGATTTCTTTTTCCAGCATCACGATTTCCATGGTGTCATGAGATGGCTTTACGCCAAGATTTTTCTGAAGGGTTAGCAGAGCAGTTTTATATTGCTCTTTTTTCTGGTTGATGCTGTAACTGACCACCATGCCGAAGAGCAATATAAAGCCTGCTAAGGTGAGTAATATTGGAATAAACCCCATGTTATATACTTAAGATTTCGATAAGTTTTAGGGTGTCTCTATTTAGGGGTTTGTTTTTGGTGATACAGTCTTCAAAACTTGTATAGACCACTTCGTCATGGATAATGCCGGCCATGCAATTGGCCTGACCACTCATAAGGCCTTCCACCGCAGCCATGCCACACCTACTTGCGAGCATTCGGTCTTTTCCGGTAGGGCTTCCACCTCGTTGGATGTGTCCAAGTGTGGTCACCTTGAAGTCTTTCGTTTCGTCATCGATGATGTTTTTGACCTTTTCCATGATTTCGGCAGCGCTGCCTTCCTCATCCCCTTCGGCCACTACGATGACACTGGATGTTTTGGTTTTGCGGGAGCCTTTCAGTTTTTCCACTACTTCATGAAGGGTGGTTTTGGTTTCCGGTACCATGACCATTTCTGCTCCGCCTCCTAGGCCACACTCTACAGCGATATAGCCACTGTCCCTTCCCATCACTTCGATAAAGAAGATCCTGTCGTGTGCTGCAGCCGTATCCCTGATTTTGTCGATAGCTTCCAAGGCCGTATTAATGGCAGTGTCAAATCCGATCGTAAAGTCGGTACCATAAATGTCATTGTCAATGGTGCCAGGGCATCCTATGGTAGGGATTCCATATTCCTCGTAAAACACCTTGGCTCCCGTAAACGTACCGTCACCCCCAATGGCGACGAGTCCCTCGATGCCAAGTTTCTGTAATTGTTCGTAGGCGATCTTTCGACCTTCTTTGGTACGGAATTTTTCACTACGGGCAGATTTAAGGATGGTACCGCCACGCTGGACAATGTTACTTACAGCATGGGATTCCATTTTTTGGATTTCACCATTGATCATGCCATCGTAGCCATACATGATTCCGTACATTTCCATCCCATGGAAAATCCCGGTACGGACCACCGCCCTGATGCAAGCATTCATGCCAGGCGCATCTCCTCCCGAGGTTAATACAGCAATTTTCTTCATCGGTTTAATTATAGGTTTTATAGTGAACCAAAATTAAGCATTAATGAATGGAATTATAATTAAATGGGTAAATCTTTTAGAGTGTATGAATTCCACGGCCAAATATGTGAGAAAGGTTTATACTTTAAATAAACTAGTTAAAAATACAATTTTTTGGTGATTTTTTTTGATACGCCAATTGCTTTATTATATTTGTTTTTAACCGACATAGTAAAATTTTATTTTATAATTTTTAAATTCATATAAATATGGTTTTGTGTTTTTTGAACCTATTTATGTGGATTTTGTAAAAATTATTTCCTGCGTTGATTAAGACCAGACACTAGGACATATGAAAAGAACTCTACTCTTTTGCATTATTGGGGTAATGCTATACCGTATTGCGTACCCTTTTTCCGGAGAGCCAGTACCAGGAGCTCCACCCGTAATTACCACTACTCCAGGATATACGGAATTTGAGCCTGGAGATGGCGCCGTTACGATTGATGGCGGAGTGACCGCGACAGATGAGGATTCGCCAAAAGCCTCCAAAGCCATTGTCAAGCTTGCCAATCTGCTTGACGGCGGTAATGAAATTATGAATATCGGCCCTGACGTGGTGGACTTGGCCAATGATAGTGGTCTCACGATAAATTACAACTTTACGAGTGGTGAGTTGACCATTACGGGAGAGGCGGATTTTTCTGTTTACCAACGGATTTTCAGGGAGGTAACATATAATAACCTTTCGCCATTTCCAGATACTGAAGATAGGGTGGTAGTATATACGGTTTTTGATACTGAAGGTAATCAAAGTGCCGAGCAGTCCCGAATTATCAAAATCAAGAACGTCCCCGCTGTCATCACCGAAGTAACAACGGTGGCAGATGGCCTGTATGGTATTGGCGACAAGGTTTCCATAGTGCTGGTTTTCAACAGACCGGTATGGGTAAATGGCGGTGAGCCGGATCTGACCCTGCAAATTGGGGATCAGACTGTGTCAGCTAGCTATACTGCAGGTTCGGGATCTAATGAGCTGGAGTTCAGCTATACTGTGGAGGAAGGCGACCTTGATGAGGATGGCATAGGGCTGACGGAGGAAGTGAATGTGGGAGGAGCCAGCATTGTGGACAGCGAGGAGGAAGCGGCAGACCTTACGATTGGCCAGCTTCCCAACACTTCAGGTGTCCAGGTGGACGGTATCCGCCCAATTGTTTCCCAAGTGATGTTACCGGAAGATGCTACTTACTCGGTGTGTGGAGGAAGTGCCCTGGAGTTTACATTGGATATGAGTGAACCGGTCACCGTCAATGGGCCGGTAGTTTTGCAAGTGGTGTTGGATTCAGGTGAAATATTGGCCAATCTGGACACTGAGAAGAGCAGTGCCGAACGATTGATCTTTACCTATGAGATCATTTCAGGGGATGTGGACGAAGATGGAATTGAGGTGGTCGCATTGCAGGTAGAGGAAGAAGGGATCATGGATCTGGCAGGAAATGCTTTGATAGACCTAGAGTTGGAAAGTACGGAAATCCCTGCACAGAACAGTATTATCATAGATGGTTCTGCGCCACCACCACCCCAGGTAACTGGTATCAGCCCTGATACAGGAACTTCGGATGGCGACCAAATTACCAATACCTCCTCCATTACCATCACCGGCACAGCCGAGCCTAATCTAGCAGTCAGCCTTCTCGCCAATGACGAAAAAGTAGGCGAAGTAACAGCAGATGATAGTGGGGATTGGGCTTTTGACGCTACAGAACTGGCTTGGGAAGAGGGACAATATGAGCTTGCTGCCGTATCGGTAGATGGCGCTTGCAATGCCAGTGAGTCAAGTAATAAACTGTCGATAACCATAGATATGAATGGTCCAGTGATCAGTACCGTGGATCAGGAAATTACCTTAGGAGAGAATGGAGAGGCATCGATAGCGGTAAATGCCTTGGTGGAGGCGGTCAGTGATAATTTCTCCTCATCAGATGAAATAGTGCTTTCCTTGGATCAGGATTTATTTACCTGCGATGATTTGGGTGAAAATGAAGTGAGCGTTACGGCTACGGATATAGCTGGCAATGTGACTGAAACGATCGCCATGGTGACGGTGACCCACAGCGAGGCACTTTCATTTGTGGTGGAAGAAGTGGAGGTTTCCTTGGATGAAAATGGAGCAGCGGAAGTGTCTTATACCGACATGGTGACAGGACTTAGCGGGACTTGTTTGGGCTTGGAGGATTTTAGTTATGAATTGAGTAGGTCAAGTTTCGGTTGTGCAGACTTGGGAGAGGTCAGTGTGGATGTTTTGGTGACAGGTGATCAAGGATTTGCGGAAACGTTGACCACGTCTATACTTGTGGTAGATAGTACTTCTCCCACGATCACAGGGACGGAAGAAAATATTGATATCTATGTGGATGCAAGCGGAGAGTACGTATTGGAGGATTACCTGTCGGTATTGAGTATTTCGGACAACTGTACCGTGGTTTCGCAAGTGCAGGTCCCCGCAGAAGGTACGGTGCTCAGTGGCTATGAGACGCCCCATCCAATAACAGTAACCGCTGTAGATCAAGCAGGAAACGAATCGGTTTACGAATTTACCATTACCTTGAAAAGTAATATTATCGCTTCATTGATTGACCCTGAAATGCTGACGGTGAGTTGGGGGACAGCCCCGGAGGACTTACCATTGCCAATGCAGGTAGAAGCCGTGTTGGTTTCAGGAGTGACAGTGATGGTTGATGTGGTTTGGGATATTCAACAATACGATGAGTTGGTTCCAGGGATTTATCAGAATGCCGGTACACTGAATTTGGGAGATCACTACAGCTACGATGGTGACCATCAGCCCAACCTGACCATTATGGTCAATGAGAAATCACTTCCGGAAGATATCTTGCTAAGTGATGACGAGTTTTCAGTTGAGGATGATCCGAATGCCCCGCTTGGTATATTGACGACTGTAGATGAGGACGACGATCAGCACACCTATGCCCTCACGGGCGAATATGAGGATGAGCAGTATTTCTACATCTTGGGGGATAGGTTGTTTTGGACATCCGCAGATATGCCAGATGGCCAGCAGGAATTTACCATTACCGTAAGCAGTACGGACAGAATGGGAAATAGCATTTCCAAGACCTTTATGATCACCCGGTCAAAACCCGACTTGGATGATCTAAATATCAGCAATGTATTCAGCCCAAATGGAGATGGTATCAATGACAGTTGGGGCGTGTCCTCATTGAAATTTTATGGTGATGTAAAGTTGATGGTTTTTGAAAGAGGCGGAAAGATGGTCTTTGTGACGTATGATCCAGAAGAGCGATGGGATGGAAGGTATGAAGGAGGGGATTTGCCGGTCGGAGCCTATTATTATGTGATCGAGTTAGGAGAAGAGCGACAAAAGCGTAGGGGAGTCCTTAACCTCATTAGAAACTAATTCCAACAGTGGTTACCATGAAAAGCAACAACATGAAAAAGCTCATATTTATATTTCTATTCATCGCCATGGTTCTAAACCAAGGGTATGGGCAGAGCAGAAAGTATTTTAGTTATTTTAATTCCCTCCAGAGCTATTATAATCCTGCATTGGTTGGATTGGAAGGAAGCAGTGCCAGAAGTATTGTCCGGAACCAATGGAGTGGCATTGACGGAGCACCAAAGACCGTTTATGGAAGTGTAGAAGGTGATTTTGCACATATGGGAGGGAATGATAGCGTGCCGTCCATCGGACGAAATGCCATCGGCCTTTCTATCATGTACGATAAGCATGGAGCTTTTACAGAGACTGAATTGGTGCTCAATTATTCCAGTCGAATTAAATTGTCCGAAAAGCACCATTTGGGTTTGGGGATAGGTGTCAAATACCAAAATACCGAGCTGGATGGAATGCGGTTAACTCCAGAGCAGTCCGATGATCCTTCCCTTTCCAAGTATTTGGGAGGATTTGCAGAAATGAAGTTTTTGGATTTTAATTTTGGTTTGGGCTTGCGGCATAAGCAGTATTATGTTGGGTATGCAGTACAGAACATAGCTGCGGGTAAAATTTCATCAGGGGATGAGTTTTACGTAAATCGTCCAATGAGTCATAATCTCCAAGCAGGTTATAGGGGAGAAGTGAGCGAAAATATCGGATTGGTCGGTAATGTGCTTTATCGCATTCAGGAAGATTTGCCGTATAACGCAGAATTTAACGTGAAGGCGTTGTTTATGGATCGCGTCTGGTTGGGAGTCGGACACCGGGTGGACTATTCGACAGGATTGCAGGCGGGATTTTTGATGAATCGCGTCAGTGTGGGGTACAGTTATGAGATGGCTACTAAAAAGCAGTCTAGAATGTATGGAAGCACACATGAATTTATGGCATCTATTAGGCTCTTTGACCACTATGGAAAAGGGATCTTCGGTATGTGGTAATCACTGTTTTTTTAATCAAACGAAAAAAAACACTTCATAGACGGAGTGTTTTTTTATATTCGCATGACAAATTGAAGTGGATCAGTGATTAAGTTTTGTTATGAAAAGCATTTGTTTTAATGTTTAATACTTTTTTATATATTTGTTTTAGTGAATAGAAGAGAAGTATAAGAAATTGTTCCATTTGGAGCCTAATAGATAATAGAAAGACAACATGAAATTTTTAGTAACTGGAGTTGCTGGATTTATTGGCCATGGGTTATCAAAAAAACTTTTGCAGGAAGGGCACCAAGTGGTTGGTATTGATAGCCTTAATGACTACTACGATGTGAATCTCAAACTAGATAGGTTGAAGGACCTAAAAATTGAGGTGGCTGATCTCAGTGATCATCAAAAGGTAGCCTCTACCGACAAGAGTTGCTTTGAGTTTGTGAAGATGAAGCTGGAAGATGGGGAGGAGATGATGGCACTTTTTGAGGCGGAGAAGTTTGATGTTGTGGTTAATTTGGCAGCACAGGCCGGGGTGAGGTATAGTTTGGAAAATCCCAGGGCATATGTGGATGCCAATATTGTCGGTTTCTTGAATGTGTTGGAGGCTTGCAGGCATCACCCGGTAAAGCATCTGGTTTATGCATCTAGCAGTTCCGTGTATGGCACCAATAAGAAGATGCCCTTCTCGACCAGTGACAATGTGGATCACCCAGTAAGTTTATATGCCGCATCGAAAAAGTCAAATGAATTGATGGCGCATACCTATAGCCATCTTTATGGTGTTCCGACGACCGGCTTAAGGTTTTTTACAGTATATGGCCCATGGGGAAGGCCAGATATGGCCTTGTTTATTTTTACCAAAGCCATCTTAGAAGGTAAGCCATTGAAGGTCTTTAATTATGGGAAGATGAAGCGAGATTTTACTTACGTGGATGACATCGTAGAAGGGGTATATCGTACGGCTTTAGTACCTCCGACGGGAAAAGAGACGACAGAAGATGATCCGCTTTCCAAGGCTCCCTACAGGCTCTTCAATATCGGGAACTCCAAATCAGTGAATCTTATGGACTTTATCAGGGCGATCGAAAAAGCTACCGAAAAGGAAGCTGTCCTTGAGATGTTGCCCATGCAACCAGGGGATGTCCCTGCTACCTATGCGGATGTGTCGGCCCTTTCCGAAGTGACCGGGTATAAGCCCAATACCCTCGTGGAGGACGGTGTGACGAATTTTGTAAACTGGTATAGAGATTATTATCAGGTATAGTATGGGGTGTTATGGTATTGTTTTTGGTTGTTGTAAATTTGTTTTTGGGTTAGCCCTTAAATAAATAACCAATCTTATATAAAAGATACACATACATCCCATGCAGAAATCAATTTTAATTACCGGTGGAGCAGGCTTTATTGGAAGCCATGTCGTCAAGCTATTTGTAGCGAATTACCCGGATTATACTATTGTGAACCTCGATAGCCTGACCTATGCAGGTAATTTGGAAAACCTGAAAGAAGTAGAGGGAAAGGAAAATTACCATTTCGAGAAAATCGATTTATTGGATGAAAAAGGGCTAGAAGCGGTATTTGGTAAATATCAAATTACCGATGTAATCCATTTGGCCGCTGAGTCGCATGTGGACAGGTCTATTTCTGACCCTTTGGCTTTTGTAAAGACCAATGTCATTGGTACGGTGAACTTGCTGAATGCTGCCAAGACTGCTTGGAAGGAATTGGATGGACATTTGTTTTATCATGTTTCCACGGATGAAGTTTATGGATCACTTGATGATGGTGGTTTTTTCTTGGAGACCACTGCTTATGATCCCCAATCACCCTATTCCGCGTCCAAGGCATCATCTGACCATTTTGTCAGAGCCTATGCGAATACCTATGGCATGAAGACCGTCATCAGCAATTGTTCTAACAATTACGGTCCTAACCAGTTTCCTGAAAAATTGATCCCACTTTGTATCAATAATATCAAAAACCAAAAGTCACTACCTGTATATGGAAAAGGAGAAAATGTACGGGATTGGCTCTATGTGGAAGATCATGCAGCTGCTATTGACGTCATCTTTCACCAAGGCAAATCAGGAGAGACTTACAATATAGGAGGCTGGAATGAATGGAAAAACATTGACATCGTAACCCTCCTTTGTGAGATAATGGATAGAAAGTTGGGGAATGAAAAAGGGACATCCGCTCAGTTGATCACTTTTGTGAAAGACCGGGCTGGCCATGATTTGAGGTATGCCATTGATGCGGGGAAGCTTGAAAAAGAGCTAGGGTGGAAGCCTTCCTTACAATTTGAAGAAGGAATAGAAAAAACCGTGGATTGGTACTTGTCCAATGAAGTATGGCTGAAAAGTGTAACTTCGGGAGATTACCAGAATTATTACGATAAGCACTATGGGGAATGATGCTTGCGAGAGTGGTTAAAGAAAAAAAAGGATAGCCGAATATGTATTTTGGCTATCCTTTTTTGTTGATGGTGAATGAAGCAGTTCATAATTGATATTTGCATTTTCATAACTTGGATATTTGAGTATATTTGATTTGATATAACACCAATCAACATAGTAGAATTCTAGTTTTGAATGAATAAATTGCTGTTTGCTATCCCCATAGCACTGCTCATGATTTCGTGCATTAGTAATAAGCGTCTTAATTATTTGCAGAACTTACCCGAAAACGATCCAATTGATCTGGACGAGTTTATTCCTTATGCAGAGGTGGATTATGAATATATTCTGCAGCCTTTTGATATCGTAGATATTGATTTTGCTTCCTCCGATGAGGAGCTGACGAAGGTGTTTGAATACCAGGGTGCTCGAAACGCACGCGGATCCGGAGGTGGTAATAATGGTGGTGATC
It encodes:
- the rfbB gene encoding dTDP-glucose 4,6-dehydratase, giving the protein MQKSILITGGAGFIGSHVVKLFVANYPDYTIVNLDSLTYAGNLENLKEVEGKENYHFEKIDLLDEKGLEAVFGKYQITDVIHLAAESHVDRSISDPLAFVKTNVIGTVNLLNAAKTAWKELDGHLFYHVSTDEVYGSLDDGGFFLETTAYDPQSPYSASKASSDHFVRAYANTYGMKTVISNCSNNYGPNQFPEKLIPLCINNIKNQKSLPVYGKGENVRDWLYVEDHAAAIDVIFHQGKSGETYNIGGWNEWKNIDIVTLLCEIMDRKLGNEKGTSAQLITFVKDRAGHDLRYAIDAGKLEKELGWKPSLQFEEGIEKTVDWYLSNEVWLKSVTSGDYQNYYDKHYGE
- a CDS encoding Ig-like domain-containing protein codes for the protein MKRTLLFCIIGVMLYRIAYPFSGEPVPGAPPVITTTPGYTEFEPGDGAVTIDGGVTATDEDSPKASKAIVKLANLLDGGNEIMNIGPDVVDLANDSGLTINYNFTSGELTITGEADFSVYQRIFREVTYNNLSPFPDTEDRVVVYTVFDTEGNQSAEQSRIIKIKNVPAVITEVTTVADGLYGIGDKVSIVLVFNRPVWVNGGEPDLTLQIGDQTVSASYTAGSGSNELEFSYTVEEGDLDEDGIGLTEEVNVGGASIVDSEEEAADLTIGQLPNTSGVQVDGIRPIVSQVMLPEDATYSVCGGSALEFTLDMSEPVTVNGPVVLQVVLDSGEILANLDTEKSSAERLIFTYEIISGDVDEDGIEVVALQVEEEGIMDLAGNALIDLELESTEIPAQNSIIIDGSAPPPPQVTGISPDTGTSDGDQITNTSSITITGTAEPNLAVSLLANDEKVGEVTADDSGDWAFDATELAWEEGQYELAAVSVDGACNASESSNKLSITIDMNGPVISTVDQEITLGENGEASIAVNALVEAVSDNFSSSDEIVLSLDQDLFTCDDLGENEVSVTATDIAGNVTETIAMVTVTHSEALSFVVEEVEVSLDENGAAEVSYTDMVTGLSGTCLGLEDFSYELSRSSFGCADLGEVSVDVLVTGDQGFAETLTTSILVVDSTSPTITGTEENIDIYVDASGEYVLEDYLSVLSISDNCTVVSQVQVPAEGTVLSGYETPHPITVTAVDQAGNESVYEFTITLKSNIIASLIDPEMLTVSWGTAPEDLPLPMQVEAVLVSGVTVMVDVVWDIQQYDELVPGIYQNAGTLNLGDHYSYDGDHQPNLTIMVNEKSLPEDILLSDDEFSVEDDPNAPLGILTTVDEDDDQHTYALTGEYEDEQYFYILGDRLFWTSADMPDGQQEFTITVSSTDRMGNSISKTFMITRSKPDLDDLNISNVFSPNGDGINDSWGVSSLKFYGDVKLMVFERGGKMVFVTYDPEERWDGRYEGGDLPVGAYYYVIELGEERQKRRGVLNLIRN
- a CDS encoding Hpt domain-containing response regulator, with translation MENKRILIVDDNNLNRKVFENIICHNFPFSSAENGQDAIDKIKCERFDLILMDIQMPVMDGITALKIIKAEGLTAAPVIAISAYSDQTDRDYFLSAGFDDFIDKPVKPKDLLESISNHLHKNTLESSNQPSGDDQDILDKKVYNQLKKYNSNEDIKTVYEDFFEEAQTLLDEIKLLIDQGNYSEIDEKLHILKGNSGTLGATILFKHASILEQKLKDSKYNGIIEDYLTLEYQLKVFKSHLEELNNLS
- the pfkA gene encoding 6-phosphofructokinase; the protein is MKKIAVLTSGGDAPGMNACIRAVVRTGIFHGMEMYGIMYGYDGMINGEIQKMESHAVSNIVQRGGTILKSARSEKFRTKEGRKIAYEQLQKLGIEGLVAIGGDGTFTGAKVFYEEYGIPTIGCPGTIDNDIYGTDFTIGFDTAINTALEAIDKIRDTAAAHDRIFFIEVMGRDSGYIAVECGLGGGAEMVMVPETKTTLHEVVEKLKGSRKTKTSSVIVVAEGDEEGSAAEIMEKVKNIIDDETKDFKVTTLGHIQRGGSPTGKDRMLASRCGMAAVEGLMSGQANCMAGIIHDEVVYTSFEDCITKNKPLNRDTLKLIEILSI
- the miaA gene encoding tRNA (adenosine(37)-N6)-dimethylallyltransferase MiaA, translated to MIKNNKYLLVVAGPTAVGKTELCIKLAKKFQTAIISSDSRQFYKETDIGTAKPSHAEMQGVPHYFVNNLSIHDDYDVRQFEKDALLVLDDLFQTNDVVIMTGGSGLYIDAICNGFDAIPEVDPEIRRSLNQLYQDEGITALQEKLAELDPDYYKQVDSHNPQRLIRGCEVTIGTGKPFSSYRKRNKINRPFQVIKVGLKRERQELYDRINLRMDQMIAAGLFDEAERLFPFRQLNALQTVGYSEIFGYLEGRYDKDEAVRLLKRNSRRYAKRQMTWFRKDEEMQWFAPDEYEKVVMFVQDQMGR
- a CDS encoding NAD-dependent epimerase, whose product is MKFLVTGVAGFIGHGLSKKLLQEGHQVVGIDSLNDYYDVNLKLDRLKDLKIEVADLSDHQKVASTDKSCFEFVKMKLEDGEEMMALFEAEKFDVVVNLAAQAGVRYSLENPRAYVDANIVGFLNVLEACRHHPVKHLVYASSSSVYGTNKKMPFSTSDNVDHPVSLYAASKKSNELMAHTYSHLYGVPTTGLRFFTVYGPWGRPDMALFIFTKAILEGKPLKVFNYGKMKRDFTYVDDIVEGVYRTALVPPTGKETTEDDPLSKAPYRLFNIGNSKSVNLMDFIRAIEKATEKEAVLEMLPMQPGDVPATYADVSALSEVTGYKPNTLVEDGVTNFVNWYRDYYQV
- a CDS encoding PorP/SprF family type IX secretion system membrane protein, producing MKKLIFIFLFIAMVLNQGYGQSRKYFSYFNSLQSYYNPALVGLEGSSARSIVRNQWSGIDGAPKTVYGSVEGDFAHMGGNDSVPSIGRNAIGLSIMYDKHGAFTETELVLNYSSRIKLSEKHHLGLGIGVKYQNTELDGMRLTPEQSDDPSLSKYLGGFAEMKFLDFNFGLGLRHKQYYVGYAVQNIAAGKISSGDEFYVNRPMSHNLQAGYRGEVSENIGLVGNVLYRIQEDLPYNAEFNVKALFMDRVWLGVGHRVDYSTGLQAGFLMNRVSVGYSYEMATKKQSRMYGSTHEFMASIRLFDHYGKGIFGMW
- a CDS encoding response regulator, yielding MSESKKVLVAEDSSVIINLTKNVLLFENYEITAVKNGKQVLDKLAEEDYDLILMDINMPKMDGIECTKAIRALSDPKKAAIPVIAITGNYKNYTMEDFKQAGLNDYLQKPLDYDLLLSTVKKHLGPK